From a region of the Streptacidiphilus albus JL83 genome:
- a CDS encoding ABC transporter permease yields MTITTTTGTSTAPGPRQTAAPRAAAPSVLRLGLSRGLLETRQFFRSRGQMFFTFSMPVVMLLLLSGIYHGSYGDGGVTTQQIFTTGMLGVGIMGSSLQSLSLQIAGERQNGTLKRLRGTPLPKSAYFIGKMLCVLVSSLGQAAVLLLVGRLCFGVRLPVDAGHWLTFAWVYALGVAGCSMLGIAYSNLVRSADSGAVVMLPMMVLQFISGVFVIFSQLPKGLQVAASFFPLKWICQGMRSALLPEAYARMEPAGNWEPGRTALVLGLWAVAGLVLCLTTFRWKGRNDG; encoded by the coding sequence GTGACCATCACCACGACCACCGGCACCAGCACCGCCCCGGGACCGCGCCAGACCGCCGCACCCCGCGCCGCCGCGCCGTCCGTCCTGCGCCTCGGGCTCTCCCGGGGCCTGCTGGAGACCCGCCAGTTCTTCCGCAGCCGGGGCCAGATGTTCTTCACCTTCTCGATGCCGGTGGTGATGCTGCTCCTGCTGTCCGGCATCTACCACGGCAGCTACGGCGACGGGGGCGTCACCACCCAGCAGATCTTCACCACCGGGATGCTGGGCGTCGGGATCATGGGCAGCAGCCTGCAGAGCCTGTCGCTGCAGATCGCCGGCGAGCGGCAGAACGGCACGCTGAAGCGGCTGCGCGGCACGCCGCTGCCGAAGTCCGCGTACTTCATCGGCAAGATGCTGTGCGTGCTGGTGTCCAGCCTCGGCCAGGCGGCCGTGCTGCTGCTCGTCGGGCGGCTCTGCTTCGGGGTGCGGCTGCCGGTGGACGCCGGGCACTGGCTCACCTTCGCCTGGGTCTACGCCCTGGGCGTGGCCGGCTGCTCGATGCTCGGCATCGCCTACAGCAACCTGGTCCGCAGCGCGGACTCCGGCGCGGTGGTGATGCTGCCGATGATGGTGCTCCAGTTCATCTCCGGGGTGTTCGTGATCTTCAGCCAGCTGCCCAAGGGGCTGCAGGTCGCCGCCTCCTTCTTCCCACTGAAGTGGATCTGCCAGGGCATGCGCTCCGCGCTGCTGCCCGAGGCGTACGCCAGGATGGAGCCTGCGGGAAACTGGGAGCCCGGCCGGACCGCCCTGGTCCTGGGCCTGTGGGCGGTCGCGGGGCTGGTGCTGTGCCTGACCACGTTCCGCTGGAAGGGTCGGAACGACGGATGA